One segment of Pseudomonas sp. FP2196 DNA contains the following:
- a CDS encoding VRR-NUC domain-containing protein, whose product MTANPLDDPFYYLNNFRQVLDWLELRYADLMSEPELAFIRDFKALPKPSQGLLVRMVMRKGVHFRASRLNYVEIGDIAHAVQPLLDQGWIDEHAPLAVAELFDVLLKAEVLQAFSDVIEQPKGRKDDWLPMLAEQFAEPRSLREWAPALADRLFSLAIMDLCDRLRLMFFGNLYQDWSEFVLADLGIFTYEKVEFCADSRGLRSREDVDACLFLHTCQLRFEADEPLEPIVRQVSALHFDNPWLQRRRDKVLFQIGQYCERITEFALALNIYRNCAYPGARLRMIRVLERCSEYALALEIATLAEQAPQSATEQQGLQRMVPRLRRKLGGPPLKRLAPRPVERLDLHLPRTDPALSVEFYVQAHLHDDDGPVHYVENSLINSLFGLLCWPAIFAPLPGAFFHPFQRGPVDLLNEDFQQRRADLFDACLAELDDGRYADTIRARFVAKWGVQSPFVFWGALNEALLEQALACLPAEHLKHWFNRLLLDIKANRAGMPDLIQFWPQRKTYRMIEVKGPGDRLQDNQLRWLEFCHEHQMPVAVCYVQWAEQSA is encoded by the coding sequence GTGACTGCCAATCCCCTCGATGATCCGTTCTATTACCTCAACAACTTCCGGCAAGTGCTTGATTGGCTTGAGCTTCGCTACGCCGATTTGATGAGCGAACCCGAGCTGGCATTTATTCGCGATTTCAAAGCGTTGCCCAAACCCTCGCAGGGCTTGCTGGTGCGAATGGTAATGCGCAAGGGGGTGCATTTTCGCGCGAGCAGGCTCAACTATGTGGAAATCGGCGATATCGCCCACGCAGTGCAGCCATTGCTGGATCAAGGCTGGATCGACGAACACGCCCCACTGGCGGTTGCCGAACTCTTCGACGTATTGCTCAAGGCCGAAGTTCTGCAAGCCTTCAGCGACGTTATCGAACAACCCAAGGGGCGCAAGGACGACTGGCTGCCAATGCTTGCCGAGCAATTCGCCGAACCGCGCAGTTTGCGCGAATGGGCACCGGCGCTTGCAGATCGATTGTTCAGCCTGGCCATCATGGACCTTTGCGATCGCTTGCGCCTGATGTTCTTCGGCAACCTGTATCAGGATTGGTCCGAGTTCGTGCTGGCTGACCTCGGCATCTTCACCTACGAGAAAGTAGAGTTCTGCGCTGATTCCCGGGGCTTGCGCAGCCGTGAGGACGTCGACGCCTGCCTGTTTCTGCACACCTGCCAATTGCGTTTCGAGGCTGACGAACCGCTGGAGCCCATTGTTAGGCAGGTCAGCGCTCTGCACTTCGACAACCCATGGCTGCAGCGTCGGCGCGACAAGGTGCTGTTCCAGATCGGTCAGTACTGTGAGCGCATCACCGAGTTCGCCCTGGCCCTGAACATTTACCGTAATTGCGCCTATCCCGGCGCCCGATTGCGGATGATCCGCGTCCTTGAGCGTTGCAGTGAATACGCTTTGGCGCTGGAAATCGCCACGCTCGCCGAGCAGGCACCACAAAGCGCGACCGAGCAGCAAGGCTTGCAGCGCATGGTGCCGCGCCTGCGCCGCAAGCTCGGTGGCCCGCCACTCAAACGGCTGGCGCCTCGACCGGTGGAACGTCTCGATCTGCACTTGCCGCGCACTGATCCGGCGCTGTCGGTGGAGTTTTACGTGCAGGCGCATCTGCATGACGACGACGGCCCGGTGCATTACGTGGAAAACAGCCTGATCAACTCATTGTTCGGGTTGCTCTGCTGGCCGGCAATTTTTGCGCCGCTGCCGGGGGCGTTTTTTCACCCGTTCCAGCGTGGTCCGGTGGATCTGCTCAATGAAGACTTTCAGCAGCGCCGTGCCGATCTGTTCGACGCTTGCCTCGCCGAACTCGATGACGGCCGTTATGCCGACACCATCCGCGCGCGGTTTGTCGCCAAGTGGGGCGTGCAGTCGCCGTTCGTGTTCTGGGGTGCCTTGAATGAAGCGCTGCTTGAACAAGCGCTGGCCTGCCTGCCCGCCGAACACCTCAAACACTGGTTCAACCGTTTGCTGCTCGATATCAAAGCCAACCGCGCCGGGATGCCCGACCTGATCCAGTTCTGGCCGCAGCGCAAAACCTACCGGATGATCGAAGTCAAAGGCCCGGGCGACCGCTTGCAGGACAATCAACTGCGCTGGCTGGAGTTCTGTCACGAGCACCAGATGCCGGTGGCCGTGTGTTACGTGCAATGGGCGGAGCAGAGCGCTTGA
- a CDS encoding YgdI/YgdR family lipoprotein — MKIKTLGIPLAVAALLALSGCSTQTVVTLQNGTQYLTKDMPKTKTKDGFYEFEDISGAKVKVRADEVATVRKED, encoded by the coding sequence ATGAAAATCAAGACGCTGGGCATCCCGTTGGCGGTAGCTGCCCTGCTGGCGTTGAGCGGTTGCTCGACCCAGACCGTGGTCACCCTGCAGAACGGCACCCAGTATTTGACCAAGGACATGCCGAAGACCAAAACCAAGGACGGCTTCTATGAGTTCGAGGATATTTCCGGTGCCAAGGTGAAAGTGCGGGCCGATGAAGTGGCCACGGTGCGCAAGGAAGACTGA
- a CDS encoding ATP-dependent DNA helicase: MSYSIAVRALCEFTAKTGDLDLRFTPSPTALEGIAGHRTVASRRNDQYQSEVALEGEFRQLKVKGRADGYDPAQNCLEEVKTYRGDLSKQPANHRQLHWAQAKVYGWLMCRKLDLAQINVALVYFDIVSEKETCLVEAFSAEALQVFFELQCSLFLNWAEQEMAHRDARNLAAQHLAFPHPDFRPGQRHLAESVFKAVSTGRCLMAQAPTGIGKTLGTLFPMLKALAPQQLDKVFFLTAKTPGRKLALDASQVLFDQSATLPLRVLEMVARDKACEHPDKACHGESCPLAQGFYDRLPAAREAASRIKLLDQAAMREVAAQHTVCPYYLSQEMARWADVVIADYNYYFDFSALLFGLAQLNQWKIAVLADEAHNLVERGRQMYSASLDQATLATVRKTAPEALKKSLQRVNREWNALHAPQLAAYQAYDKAPEKLLQAISLCCSAIGDYLNDHPQGLDSGLQNFYFDLLQFGRVAELYDEHYLFDISKRDLDRKRPLSQLCLRNVVPAAFIGPRLKSARCSVLFSATLSPRNYYADLLGTAADTVWIDVESPFSAEQLQVQIVSRISTRFNHRQASLEPIVELIARQFSERPGNYLAFFSSFDYLQQVASLLAERHPHINLWQQSRGMVEGARQAFLDQFTADSQGVGFAVLGGAFGEGIDLPGARLIGAFIATLGLAQLNPVNEQLKRRMAAIFGAGYDYTYLYPGVQKVVQAAGRVIRTREDRGVVMLIDDRFAESRIKQLLPRWWAINHEAASQLAGLPHTSAHDNGR; this comes from the coding sequence TTGAGCTACAGCATTGCGGTGCGGGCGCTGTGTGAGTTCACTGCCAAGACCGGCGACCTCGACCTGCGTTTCACCCCGTCACCCACGGCGCTGGAGGGCATTGCCGGCCATCGCACCGTGGCCTCGCGGCGCAATGACCAGTACCAGAGCGAAGTGGCGCTCGAAGGTGAGTTTCGCCAGTTGAAGGTCAAGGGCAGGGCGGACGGCTACGATCCGGCGCAGAACTGCCTGGAAGAAGTCAAAACCTATCGCGGCGACCTGAGCAAGCAACCGGCCAATCACCGCCAGTTGCACTGGGCGCAGGCGAAGGTCTACGGCTGGCTGATGTGTCGCAAACTCGATCTTGCGCAGATCAACGTGGCGCTGGTGTATTTCGACATCGTCAGCGAGAAGGAAACCTGCCTGGTCGAAGCCTTCAGCGCCGAGGCCTTGCAGGTCTTTTTCGAGCTGCAATGCAGCTTGTTCCTTAATTGGGCCGAGCAGGAAATGGCCCATCGCGACGCCCGCAATCTGGCCGCGCAGCATCTGGCCTTTCCGCACCCTGACTTTCGTCCCGGCCAACGGCATCTGGCTGAATCGGTGTTCAAAGCGGTGAGTACCGGCCGTTGTCTGATGGCGCAGGCGCCAACCGGCATCGGCAAAACCCTCGGCACGCTGTTCCCGATGCTCAAGGCCCTGGCGCCGCAGCAACTGGACAAGGTGTTCTTTCTGACCGCCAAGACGCCTGGGCGCAAACTGGCGCTGGATGCCAGTCAGGTGTTGTTCGATCAATCGGCAACCTTGCCCTTGCGGGTGCTGGAAATGGTCGCCAGGGACAAGGCCTGCGAACACCCGGACAAGGCCTGCCACGGTGAATCCTGCCCCTTGGCCCAAGGCTTCTATGATCGTCTGCCCGCCGCCCGGGAAGCGGCCAGTCGCATCAAGCTGCTCGATCAGGCCGCGATGCGCGAAGTCGCCGCGCAGCATACGGTGTGTCCGTATTACCTGAGCCAGGAAATGGCACGCTGGGCTGATGTGGTGATCGCCGATTACAACTATTACTTCGATTTCAGCGCATTGCTGTTTGGTCTGGCGCAGCTCAATCAATGGAAAATCGCGGTGCTGGCGGACGAGGCGCATAACCTGGTCGAGCGCGGTCGGCAGATGTACAGCGCCAGTCTTGATCAGGCGACGCTGGCCACCGTACGCAAAACCGCACCCGAAGCCCTGAAAAAGTCCCTGCAACGGGTCAACCGCGAATGGAATGCGCTGCATGCGCCGCAACTGGCGGCCTATCAGGCCTACGACAAAGCCCCGGAAAAACTGCTTCAGGCAATTTCCCTGTGTTGCTCAGCCATCGGCGATTACCTCAATGACCATCCGCAAGGGCTGGACAGTGGCTTGCAGAACTTCTACTTCGACCTGCTGCAATTCGGCCGGGTGGCGGAGCTGTATGACGAGCATTACCTGTTCGATATCAGCAAACGCGACCTCGACCGTAAACGTCCGCTGTCGCAGCTGTGCCTGCGCAACGTGGTGCCCGCGGCATTTATTGGCCCGCGTCTGAAATCTGCACGCTGCAGCGTGCTATTTTCCGCCACCCTCAGCCCGCGCAATTATTACGCCGACTTGCTCGGCACGGCGGCCGACACCGTCTGGATCGATGTTGAGTCACCGTTCAGCGCCGAGCAATTACAGGTGCAGATCGTCAGCCGCATCTCCACGCGATTCAATCATCGGCAGGCGTCGCTGGAGCCGATCGTCGAATTGATCGCCCGTCAGTTCAGTGAGCGGCCGGGCAATTATCTGGCGTTCTTCAGCAGTTTCGATTACCTGCAACAGGTGGCCTCGTTGTTGGCCGAGCGGCATCCGCACATCAACCTGTGGCAGCAATCGCGCGGCATGGTCGAGGGCGCGCGACAGGCCTTTCTCGATCAGTTCACCGCCGACAGTCAGGGCGTCGGCTTCGCCGTGTTGGGCGGCGCCTTCGGTGAGGGCATCGATTTGCCAGGCGCGCGGCTGATCGGTGCATTCATTGCCACGCTGGGGCTGGCGCAGCTCAACCCGGTCAACGAACAGTTGAAACGCCGCATGGCGGCCATCTTCGGCGCCGGTTACGACTACACCTATCTCTATCCCGGCGTGCAAAAAGTGGTGCAGGCTGCCGGACGAGTGATCCGCACCCGCGAGGATCGCGGCGTGGTGATGCTGATCGACGACCGCTTCGCCGAGAGCCGGATCAAACAGCTGTTGCCGCGCTGGTGGGCGATCAATCACGAAGCGGCTTCCCAATTGGCCGGATTGCCCCATACTTCTGCCCATGACAATGGCCGGTGA
- a CDS encoding PAS domain-containing sensor histidine kinase codes for MSENNKSAAIEDMRFRLLIDAVVDYAIYMIDPDGIITSWNSGAKRFKGYEEAEILGEHFSRFYTADDRAAGLPQRALDTAIREGRFEGEGWRVRKDGTNFWSHVVIDPIIDPSGKLLGFAKITRDLTDRKMAEETLKQSEQQFRLLVQGVTDYAIYMLSPDGRVSNWNQGAQRIKGYLPEEIIGQHFSIFYTPEERERGEPLRALEIATREGRFENKSWRVRKDGTRFLAHVVVDAIRGETGTLLGFAKITRDVTEAHEAQVALEKTREALAQAQKMQAIGQLSGGIAHDFNNLLTVILGNLEIVQKRVGDDAKIRRLLENATQGALRGVSLTQRMLAFARRQELKTESVDIPLLVQGITGLLRSSLGPGIRIETQFPANLEPVLADTNQLELALLNLATNARDAMPEGGSVIIKAQPEVVFELGHSDLAAGRYVCLSLTDTGEGMDEHTLAMAKDPFFTTKGVGKGTGLGLSMVYGFIEQLGGRFILKSEKSHGTTAELWIPVAVEGETAKPVSPSTELIAVPRLSVLVVDDDSLVLTSTSLLLEDLGHRVVSATSGTQALALFDQGEVIDLMITDMAMPHMSGAQLAHAVRLLKPDLPIILATGYAERLEGFAAQLPRLPKPFTQLNLVEIIAQSMK; via the coding sequence ATGAGCGAAAACAACAAGAGCGCAGCGATCGAAGATATGCGTTTTCGCTTATTGATCGATGCGGTGGTCGACTACGCGATCTACATGATCGATCCGGACGGCATCATCACCAGTTGGAACTCCGGCGCCAAGCGCTTCAAGGGTTATGAGGAGGCGGAAATCCTCGGCGAGCATTTTTCGCGGTTCTATACCGCTGATGATCGCGCGGCCGGCCTGCCACAGCGGGCGCTCGACACGGCGATCCGTGAGGGGCGCTTCGAAGGCGAGGGCTGGCGGGTACGCAAGGACGGCACGAACTTCTGGTCACACGTGGTCATTGATCCGATCATTGACCCGAGCGGCAAACTCCTGGGTTTCGCCAAGATCACTCGCGACCTGACCGACCGCAAGATGGCGGAAGAAACCCTCAAGCAGAGCGAGCAACAGTTCCGCCTGCTGGTGCAGGGCGTCACCGACTATGCGATCTATATGCTCAGCCCTGATGGGCGAGTCAGTAACTGGAATCAGGGCGCGCAGCGGATCAAGGGTTACCTGCCGGAGGAAATCATCGGTCAGCATTTTTCGATTTTCTATACCCCTGAAGAGCGTGAGCGCGGCGAGCCGCTGCGGGCGCTGGAGATCGCTACACGAGAAGGTCGCTTCGAGAACAAGAGCTGGCGCGTGCGCAAGGACGGCACGCGGTTTCTGGCGCATGTGGTGGTTGATGCGATTCGCGGGGAAACCGGTACGTTGCTCGGGTTTGCCAAGATTACCCGTGACGTCACCGAGGCCCATGAGGCGCAAGTCGCCCTGGAAAAGACTCGCGAAGCGCTGGCCCAGGCGCAGAAGATGCAAGCCATCGGTCAGCTCAGCGGCGGTATTGCCCACGACTTCAATAATCTGCTGACGGTCATTCTCGGCAACCTTGAGATCGTTCAGAAGCGCGTCGGCGACGACGCGAAGATCAGACGCTTGCTGGAAAACGCCACGCAAGGCGCTTTGCGCGGCGTGTCGCTGACCCAGCGCATGCTGGCGTTCGCCCGCCGTCAGGAACTCAAGACCGAATCGGTCGACATTCCCCTGTTGGTGCAAGGCATCACCGGGCTGTTGCGCAGCTCCCTGGGGCCGGGTATTCGCATCGAAACCCAGTTTCCCGCAAACCTTGAACCGGTATTGGCGGACACCAATCAATTGGAACTCGCCTTGCTCAACCTGGCGACCAACGCCCGCGATGCCATGCCTGAGGGTGGCAGTGTCATCATCAAGGCGCAGCCGGAAGTCGTGTTTGAACTCGGTCATTCGGACTTGGCGGCGGGTCGATATGTCTGCCTGAGCCTGACCGACACGGGTGAAGGGATGGATGAGCACACGCTGGCCATGGCCAAGGATCCGTTTTTCACCACCAAGGGCGTGGGCAAGGGCACCGGATTGGGGTTGTCGATGGTCTATGGTTTTATCGAGCAACTCGGTGGCCGCTTTATCCTCAAGAGCGAGAAATCGCACGGCACCACGGCTGAACTGTGGATACCGGTGGCCGTCGAGGGCGAAACGGCCAAGCCGGTGTCTCCGTCGACCGAACTTATCGCGGTGCCACGCCTGAGCGTTTTGGTGGTGGACGACGATTCATTGGTGTTGACCAGCACCAGCCTGCTGCTCGAAGACCTCGGGCATCGCGTGGTCAGCGCCACGTCCGGCACCCAGGCCTTGGCGTTGTTCGATCAAGGCGAGGTCATTGACCTGATGATCACAGACATGGCCATGCCGCACATGAGCGGGGCGCAATTGGCGCATGCGGTGCGTCTGCTCAAACCGGATCTGCCGATTATCCTCGCCACCGGTTACGCCGAACGCCTGGAGGGTTTTGCCGCGCAATTACCGCGTCTGCCCAAGCCTTTCACGCAATTGAATCTGGTGGAGATCATTGCTCAGTCGATGAAATGA
- a CDS encoding MalY/PatB family protein yields the protein MTFDFDQVFDRHDTGSTKWSRYPADVLPMWVADMDFAAPPVVIEALQQRLLHPLVGYSVAQDNLREAIVADLWNKFAWKVQPQELIFLPGVESGFNMALKALVQPQQNVVVQVPNYPPLRHAPAHWGLNKVELEFVPQADGTYATPLDTLRESLNGGGALLLSNPHNPIGKVFGREELQAVADICVAQDAWIISDEIHAELCFDGRVHIPTASLSPEIAQRTITLMSASKAYNIAGLKTSFMIIQDAALRERVNHARCGMVDSVNPLGMEATRVAYSEAGPWLGELKTYLQANRDYLVEAVRSRLPGVTINVPQGTYLAWLDCSALDLANPQQFFLEQAKVGLSAGLDFGDNSQQFVRLNFGCPRALLEEGLARMERALANR from the coding sequence ATGACTTTCGATTTTGATCAGGTATTCGACCGCCACGACACCGGCAGCACCAAGTGGAGCCGCTATCCGGCCGACGTGCTGCCCATGTGGGTCGCTGACATGGATTTCGCCGCGCCACCGGTGGTCATCGAGGCGCTGCAACAGCGCTTGCTGCACCCGCTGGTGGGTTACAGCGTCGCGCAGGACAACCTGCGTGAAGCCATCGTTGCCGACCTCTGGAACAAGTTCGCCTGGAAGGTGCAGCCGCAAGAGCTGATCTTTTTGCCGGGCGTCGAGTCGGGTTTCAACATGGCGTTAAAAGCACTGGTGCAGCCGCAGCAGAACGTCGTGGTGCAGGTGCCGAACTACCCGCCACTGCGCCATGCGCCGGCTCATTGGGGTTTGAACAAGGTTGAGCTGGAATTCGTGCCGCAGGCTGACGGCACTTACGCCACGCCGCTGGACACCCTGCGTGAATCGCTCAACGGTGGCGGCGCGTTGCTGCTGAGCAACCCGCACAACCCGATCGGCAAAGTGTTCGGCCGCGAAGAACTACAAGCCGTAGCCGACATCTGTGTGGCGCAGGACGCCTGGATCATCTCCGACGAAATCCACGCCGAGCTGTGCTTCGACGGTCGCGTACACATTCCGACCGCCTCCCTGAGCCCGGAAATCGCCCAACGCACCATCACCCTGATGTCGGCGAGCAAGGCCTACAACATCGCAGGTCTGAAAACCTCGTTCATGATCATTCAGGACGCCGCCCTGCGCGAACGCGTCAATCACGCCCGTTGCGGCATGGTCGACAGCGTCAACCCGCTGGGCATGGAAGCCACCCGCGTCGCTTACAGCGAAGCCGGACCTTGGCTGGGCGAGCTGAAAACCTATTTGCAGGCCAACCGCGATTACCTGGTTGAAGCGGTGCGCAGCCGTTTGCCGGGCGTGACCATCAATGTGCCGCAGGGCACCTATCTGGCCTGGCTCGATTGCTCGGCGCTGGATCTGGCCAACCCGCAGCAATTCTTTCTGGAGCAGGCCAAGGTTGGCTTGAGTGCCGGTCTGGACTTCGGCGACAACAGTCAGCAGTTCGTGCGCCTCAACTTCGGCTGCCCGCGTGCATTGCTTGAAGAAGGCCTTGCGCGGATGGAGCGGGCTCTGGCCAACCGCTAA
- a CDS encoding IS110 family transposase has protein sequence MSNFVGVDVAKNTFDIATHLPNGKHKTKAKLANDSKGFKEFDAWLNKQVEPTALIVMEATSVYHLELAEFVYNKGYRVCVVNPATTHAYADSELRRIKTDKSDAKLIADFAREKAEKLQLWAPEPLKYRQLKAMVRRLDDLQEMEQMELNRLDVSDEKVKDSINSVLRHIEKEIVETHKAIKKHIDDDPDMRQMRDLIVTIDGIGQKTLERLLAELGDLRKYDDPRKLVAAAGLNPKLQDSGKFKGRAVISRIGSARVRAGLYMPGLVALKHNKAIIAMKDRLKANGKAPKQIICAAMRKLLHFVYAVLKSGQPFDPKIALAR, from the coding sequence ATGTCCAATTTCGTCGGCGTCGATGTCGCTAAAAATACCTTTGATATCGCCACTCACCTGCCAAACGGCAAGCACAAAACCAAGGCCAAACTGGCTAACGACTCAAAAGGTTTCAAAGAGTTTGACGCCTGGTTGAACAAGCAGGTCGAGCCTACAGCCCTGATCGTGATGGAAGCCACCAGCGTTTATCACCTGGAACTTGCCGAGTTCGTCTACAACAAGGGTTACCGGGTCTGCGTCGTCAATCCGGCGACGACCCACGCTTACGCCGACAGCGAGCTGCGCCGGATCAAAACCGACAAAAGCGACGCCAAATTGATCGCTGACTTTGCTCGGGAAAAGGCTGAAAAGCTTCAGCTTTGGGCTCCGGAGCCGCTGAAATATCGTCAGCTAAAGGCGATGGTACGTCGCTTGGATGACCTTCAGGAAATGGAGCAAATGGAGCTCAATCGCCTGGATGTGTCCGACGAAAAGGTCAAAGACTCGATCAACTCTGTGCTGCGTCACATCGAGAAAGAGATCGTTGAAACTCACAAAGCAATCAAAAAACACATCGACGATGATCCAGACATGCGCCAAATGCGCGACTTGATCGTGACCATCGACGGTATTGGCCAGAAAACCCTTGAGCGGCTGCTGGCAGAGTTGGGCGACCTGCGTAAATATGACGACCCTCGCAAACTGGTCGCTGCCGCCGGGTTGAACCCAAAGCTGCAGGACTCGGGAAAGTTCAAAGGCAGAGCAGTGATTTCGAGGATCGGATCGGCTCGCGTTCGGGCGGGTCTATACATGCCTGGGTTGGTTGCACTGAAGCACAACAAGGCAATCATCGCCATGAAGGACCGCTTGAAGGCCAACGGCAAGGCCCCCAAGCAAATCATCTGTGCAGCGATGCGCAAACTCCTACATTTTGTCTACGCCGTTCTTAAATCGGGCCAGCCATTTGACCCGAAAATTGCCCTTGCCCGATGA
- a CDS encoding sodium:proton antiporter has product MTFVVWVAVLGAVLLTLALTSSYLRWMPVTTSAVCLLLGIGIGPSGLDLLKLSVDSASLWMEHLTEVAVLFSLFVCGLKLRLPLRDKRWRIAFGLAGPVMVLTIAGVCALLHWGLQLPWGPSLLIGAILAPTDPVLAALVQVNDARDVDSVRFGLSGEAGLNDGIAFPFVLLGMLLLDGSGHPDEWPEWILRSLLWAVPAGLLTGYWMGRGIGRLTLSMRLRNDDSTLSPNDYLALALIALAYVVAESIGGYGFLSVFAAGLGLRQVEVKSTGASQPPAEHLVQPVVGHQNVEPQHAVHGDTEQLQNSQVAAGIMMGDMLSFGGLVERAMEVFLVTLLGVVLVTHWDWRALLVGSVLFCVIRPVCVALMPWGSLLEGRQRLLIGWFGIRGIGSLFYLFYALNHGLSDSVAALSTDITLSVVALSILLHGISTQPILARYEKRKNQKL; this is encoded by the coding sequence ATGACCTTTGTAGTCTGGGTTGCGGTGCTTGGCGCGGTGCTTCTGACCCTGGCACTCACCTCTTCGTACCTGCGCTGGATGCCGGTGACCACCTCGGCCGTGTGCCTGTTGCTGGGGATCGGCATCGGTCCCAGCGGTCTCGACCTGCTGAAACTGTCTGTTGATAGCGCCTCGTTATGGATGGAGCACCTGACGGAAGTTGCGGTGCTCTTTTCGTTGTTCGTCTGTGGTCTGAAATTGCGTTTGCCCCTGCGCGACAAACGCTGGCGAATCGCATTCGGCCTGGCCGGGCCGGTGATGGTGCTGACCATCGCCGGCGTCTGCGCGTTGTTGCACTGGGGGTTGCAATTGCCATGGGGGCCGTCGTTGTTGATTGGCGCAATTCTGGCGCCAACCGATCCGGTACTCGCAGCTCTGGTGCAGGTCAACGATGCGCGGGATGTCGACAGTGTGCGCTTCGGCCTGTCCGGCGAGGCAGGACTCAATGACGGCATTGCCTTCCCCTTTGTGCTGCTCGGAATGTTGCTGCTGGACGGGTCCGGGCATCCCGACGAGTGGCCGGAATGGATCTTGCGCAGTCTGTTGTGGGCGGTGCCGGCCGGGCTGCTGACCGGGTACTGGATGGGTCGCGGCATCGGTCGCCTGACGCTGTCCATGCGCCTGCGCAATGACGACAGCACCCTGAGCCCCAATGATTATCTGGCCTTGGCGCTGATCGCTCTGGCCTATGTGGTGGCTGAATCCATCGGGGGCTACGGGTTCCTGTCGGTATTCGCCGCAGGGCTTGGCTTGCGTCAGGTAGAAGTGAAGTCGACCGGCGCCAGCCAGCCGCCCGCCGAACATCTGGTGCAGCCGGTGGTCGGCCACCAGAACGTTGAGCCGCAACACGCGGTACATGGCGACACGGAGCAACTACAGAACAGCCAAGTCGCCGCCGGCATCATGATGGGCGACATGTTGTCCTTTGGCGGTCTGGTCGAACGGGCCATGGAAGTGTTTCTGGTGACGCTGCTCGGCGTGGTGCTGGTGACACATTGGGACTGGCGGGCCTTGCTGGTCGGCAGCGTGTTGTTCTGCGTGATTCGCCCGGTTTGCGTAGCACTGATGCCATGGGGTTCGTTGCTGGAGGGGCGACAACGGTTGTTGATCGGCTGGTTCGGTATCCGCGGAATCGGCAGTCTTTTCTATTTGTTCTATGCCTTGAATCATGGCCTGAGTGACTCGGTTGCGGCGCTGAGTACCGACATCACGCTGTCCGTCGTGGCACTTAGTATTTTGCTGCACGGAATCAGCACCCAACCGATCCTCGCCCGTTATGAAAAACGCAAGAATCAGAAACTCTAG
- a CDS encoding glucose 1-dehydrogenase translates to MTDYPKPPFPAQAQAVPGSQRKMDPYPDCGEQSYVGSGRLAGKIALITGGDSGIGRAVAIAFAREGADVAVAYLNEHEDAKETARWVEQAGRQCLLLPGDIAQKAQCQALVDQTVERFGRIDVLVNNAAFQMTHENFEDIPDDEWVMTFDVNITAIFRLCQAAIKHMRPGASIINTSSINSDMPKPTLLAYATTKGAIANFTGGLAQMLGPKEIRVNCVAPGPIWTPLIVSTMPDDEVQNFGGNTPLGRPGQPVEVAPIYVLLASDEASYITGQRYGVTGGKPML, encoded by the coding sequence ATGACCGATTACCCAAAACCACCCTTCCCCGCGCAGGCGCAAGCCGTGCCCGGTTCGCAACGCAAGATGGATCCCTATCCAGACTGTGGCGAGCAGAGCTACGTCGGTTCCGGGCGCCTGGCCGGCAAGATCGCCCTGATCACCGGCGGTGACAGCGGCATCGGCCGCGCCGTGGCGATCGCTTTTGCCCGTGAAGGCGCTGACGTTGCGGTGGCTTATCTCAACGAACACGAAGACGCCAAAGAAACCGCACGCTGGGTCGAACAGGCCGGGCGCCAATGCCTGTTGCTCCCAGGTGATATCGCGCAGAAAGCCCAGTGCCAGGCACTGGTTGATCAAACCGTTGAACGCTTTGGTCGCATCGATGTGCTGGTCAACAACGCCGCGTTCCAGATGACTCACGAAAACTTCGAAGACATCCCCGATGACGAATGGGTGATGACGTTCGACGTCAACATCACCGCGATATTCCGACTGTGTCAGGCAGCCATCAAACACATGCGCCCGGGTGCATCGATCATCAATACCAGTTCGATCAACTCGGACATGCCCAAACCCACACTGCTCGCCTACGCCACCACCAAAGGCGCGATTGCCAACTTCACCGGCGGCCTGGCGCAGATGCTTGGGCCCAAGGAGATTCGGGTGAACTGCGTGGCGCCCGGGCCAATCTGGACGCCGCTGATCGTCTCGACCATGCCCGATGACGAAGTGCAGAACTTCGGTGGCAACACCCCACTCGGTCGCCCCGGCCAACCGGTGGAAGTCGCGCCGATCTATGTGCTGCTGGCCTCGGACGAAGCCAGTTACATCACCGGCCAGCGCTATGGCGTAACCGGTGGCAAACCGATGCTGTGA